Proteins found in one Nitrosopumilus maritimus SCM1 genomic segment:
- the sufD gene encoding Fe-S cluster assembly protein SufD codes for MSQETLSKIDESHINEISSSRNEPDWLKDYRKDSLSIYSTLPIEMSPLYNKYTDAKRLNPEKISIASSTKDTIPDFLQKRLGELENEICIIQIGTNIHKINLPDDLKSKGLVISSISDAIQNNSELVKKALEASNSNDDKFTALNNAAFNSGVFIHIPKNFVLEKPIHFLSCLSDDGLSTISRNVIFADESSKASIVQELYSPKTETQQAYLELLNTNVAANAELSLTTLQMMDQNSVNFSTRRTDLAQDATVNWYSGLFGSVLSRYKIDYYLNGTGASSNESEVVFGNNDQHFDIQTNMNHQSPATEARVVEKSILKNRSKSLFKGMIRIKENAAKSNSFLSGRSILLDKNAKSDAIPGLEILTNDVKATHSASVAQIDEEQIFYLKSRCLSHEEAERTIVEGFLEPLSRKMSFQVRAWIAYLIESKWENRELTINTDEELAKFVEIEETRYNEDAEIEQHYKYR; via the coding sequence ATGTCTCAAGAAACACTATCTAAAATTGATGAATCTCACATCAATGAAATCTCTTCATCAAGAAATGAACCTGATTGGTTGAAAGATTACAGAAAAGATTCTCTTTCAATTTACTCTACTCTTCCAATTGAGATGTCTCCACTTTACAACAAATACACTGATGCAAAAAGACTAAATCCTGAAAAAATATCCATTGCATCTTCTACCAAAGACACAATTCCAGATTTTCTTCAAAAAAGACTAGGTGAATTAGAAAATGAAATTTGTATTATTCAAATCGGAACTAACATTCACAAAATCAACCTTCCTGATGATCTAAAATCTAAGGGATTAGTGATTTCTTCTATCTCTGATGCAATTCAAAATAACTCTGAACTTGTAAAAAAAGCCCTAGAGGCATCAAATTCTAATGATGACAAGTTTACAGCCTTGAATAACGCTGCATTTAACTCTGGAGTTTTTATCCATATTCCAAAAAACTTTGTTTTAGAAAAACCAATTCACTTCTTGTCTTGTTTGTCTGATGATGGATTATCTACAATCTCTAGAAATGTGATCTTTGCAGATGAAAGTAGTAAAGCATCCATTGTTCAAGAATTATACTCTCCAAAGACTGAAACTCAACAAGCATATCTTGAATTACTCAACACAAATGTTGCTGCAAATGCAGAACTAAGCCTTACAACTTTACAAATGATGGATCAAAACTCTGTTAACTTTTCTACTAGGAGAACTGATTTGGCACAAGACGCTACTGTAAATTGGTATTCTGGCCTATTTGGTTCTGTATTGTCTAGATACAAAATTGATTACTATCTTAATGGAACTGGTGCATCTTCAAATGAATCTGAAGTTGTATTTGGAAATAATGATCAACATTTCGATATTCAAACAAACATGAATCATCAAAGTCCTGCAACTGAAGCCAGAGTTGTAGAAAAATCTATTCTTAAAAACAGATCAAAATCCCTCTTCAAAGGAATGATCAGAATTAAAGAAAATGCCGCAAAATCAAACTCATTTTTGTCAGGTCGTTCTATTCTCTTAGATAAGAATGCAAAATCTGATGCAATTCCAGGACTTGAAATTCTAACAAACGATGTTAAAGCAACTCACTCTGCATCTGTTGCACAAATTGATGAAGAACAAATCTTCTATCTGAAAAGCAGATGTTTGAGCCACGAGGAGGCTGAAAGAACTATTGTTGAAGGCTTTTTGGAGCCATTATCAAGAAAAATGTCTTTCCAAGTAAGAGCCTGGATTGCATATCTTATTGAATCCAAATGGGAAAACCGTGAATTAACAATTAACACTGATGAAGAACTAGCAAAATTCGTTGAGATTGAAGAGACAAGATACAACGAAGATGCTGAAATTGAACAACACTACAAATACAGATAG
- a CDS encoding phosphoglycerate kinase, with translation MHNRKGVKVLTLDDFDLKGKTVFLRVDMNCPIDPETMEISGTKRIEEAIETLQSLKDAKVVVASHQGRVGNNDYTGMDKHAKVLEKLMNREIKYVEDVIGEAAQNAIKNLEDGDILLLDNLRLCAEENYEFTPENASKTIMVTRLAKLFDLCVLDSFPSAHRSHPSIVGFPQVLPACAGRIVEREVRNLDEIMTVAKAPHVIVLGGSKVPDRLEAIKLLIQNGRADHVLLTGLIGNVFMRAQARVKSSLGIKREEEVVAKAHTLIGEHPDVFATPVDIAIDKDGERVEMDVREMGKGDKIFDLGPKTVEYYSKLIAGAGTVFISGPAGFFEKENFSYGTKSLLTAVANSMATTIVSGGHLTTALKQQGLAEKINHISTAGGALVLYLTGEKLPMIKALEDARTRHQSK, from the coding sequence GTGCATAATAGAAAAGGCGTGAAGGTACTCACACTAGATGATTTTGATTTAAAAGGTAAAACTGTTTTTTTAAGAGTGGACATGAACTGTCCAATCGACCCAGAAACAATGGAGATTTCAGGGACTAAAAGAATTGAAGAAGCCATAGAAACACTACAATCACTAAAAGATGCCAAAGTAGTTGTTGCATCACATCAGGGAAGAGTTGGAAATAATGATTATACTGGAATGGACAAACATGCAAAAGTTCTTGAAAAATTAATGAATCGTGAAATAAAATATGTTGAAGACGTAATTGGAGAAGCTGCACAAAATGCAATTAAAAATTTAGAAGATGGAGACATCCTACTTTTAGACAATCTCAGATTATGTGCTGAAGAAAATTATGAGTTCACCCCTGAGAATGCATCTAAAACAATCATGGTTACTCGATTAGCAAAGTTGTTTGATCTATGTGTGTTAGATTCATTTCCTAGTGCACACAGATCACACCCATCAATCGTTGGATTCCCACAAGTACTACCTGCATGTGCAGGAAGAATTGTAGAAAGAGAAGTCAGAAACCTAGATGAAATCATGACTGTGGCAAAAGCACCACATGTAATAGTCTTAGGAGGATCCAAAGTTCCAGATAGGCTTGAGGCAATCAAATTACTTATTCAAAACGGTAGAGCAGATCACGTCTTACTAACAGGATTAATTGGAAATGTGTTCATGCGAGCACAAGCCAGAGTAAAATCATCACTTGGAATCAAAAGAGAAGAAGAAGTTGTTGCAAAAGCTCACACATTGATAGGAGAACATCCAGATGTATTTGCAACACCAGTGGACATTGCAATTGACAAAGATGGTGAAAGAGTAGAGATGGATGTAAGAGAGATGGGTAAAGGAGATAAGATTTTTGATTTAGGTCCAAAAACTGTAGAATATTATTCAAAATTAATTGCAGGTGCAGGAACTGTGTTTATCAGTGGACCAGCAGGATTTTTTGAAAAAGAAAATTTCAGTTATGGAACAAAATCATTATTAACTGCAGTAGCAAATTCAATGGCAACAACAATTGTTAGTGGAGGTCACTTGACAACCGCATTAAAACAGCAAGGATTGGCAGAAAAAATTAATCATATCAGTACTGCAGGTGGGGCATTAGTTCTCTATCTTACAGGTGAAAAATTGCCAATGATAAAAGCATTAGAAGATGCTAGAACAAGACACCAATCTAAATAG
- a CDS encoding ATPase V gives MASLEKTVLQLRKKQQEATKLRKRAEKQLKEVLSAQRRSTSGLNSIDRKIESEREDVSDVSGVLNQKNSQLASIERLVQAAEERLSREKEAIEQTEQEIEFSENPEEKQYAESRLRSLRDHVEELTNEIKSRQKTAKKIAEDVTKFDSIKSKISTKIQKQSQSKPSLRETMISSKKAAEKFVKEVERRTKSEESAKKTLEKASSKLKELLAKRKTATKKKATKKKAAKKKPARKTATKKKATKKKAAKKKPARKTATKKKATKKKAAKKKPARKTATKKKATKKKAAKKKPARKTATKKKTTKKKAAKKKTRR, from the coding sequence TTGGCATCATTAGAAAAAACAGTTTTGCAATTGCGAAAAAAACAACAAGAAGCAACTAAGCTAAGAAAAAGAGCAGAAAAACAACTCAAAGAAGTTCTTTCAGCTCAAAGACGTTCTACTTCTGGTCTTAACTCTATTGACCGAAAAATAGAATCTGAGAGAGAGGATGTTTCAGACGTTTCAGGTGTTTTGAATCAAAAAAATTCCCAATTAGCAAGTATTGAAAGATTAGTTCAGGCTGCTGAAGAGCGTTTATCTAGAGAAAAAGAAGCTATTGAACAAACTGAACAGGAAATCGAGTTTTCTGAAAATCCTGAGGAAAAACAATACGCAGAGTCCAGATTACGCTCACTACGAGACCATGTTGAAGAATTAACTAATGAGATTAAAAGTAGACAAAAAACTGCCAAAAAAATTGCTGAAGATGTTACTAAATTTGATAGTATAAAATCCAAAATTTCAACTAAAATACAAAAACAATCACAATCAAAACCATCCTTACGTGAAACAATGATTTCTAGTAAAAAAGCAGCAGAAAAATTTGTCAAAGAAGTAGAAAGACGAACAAAATCTGAAGAATCTGCAAAGAAAACATTGGAAAAAGCTTCTTCAAAATTAAAAGAATTGTTGGCTAAGAGAAAAACTGCAACTAAAAAGAAAGCAACAAAGAAGAAAGCAGCTAAAAAGAAACCAGCAAGAAAAACTGCAACTAAAAAGAAAGCAACAAAGAAGAAAGCAGCTAAAAAGAAACCAGCAAGAAAAACTGCAACTAAAAAGAAAGCAACAAAGAAGAAAGCAGCTAAAAAGAAACCAGCAAGAAAAACTGCAACTAAAAAGAAAGCAACAAAGAAGAAAGCAGCTAAAAAGAAACCAGCAAGAAAAACTGCAACTAAAAAGAAAACAACAAAGAAGAAAGCAGCTAAAAAGAAAACTAGACGTTAA
- a CDS encoding iron-sulfur cluster assembly scaffold protein yields the protein MSSNADIYHEMIVDYSRNPVNYGEIEDHDVTFHDANPLCGDSIDIDMKIDDDKVTDIKFHGKGCAICMACSSVLTEITKGKSLEDVKNIEKNDVLSELGLEHLQAVRIKCALLSLKVLKSALYTYLAKHLESSEDVDKLKEEAANLY from the coding sequence ATGAGTAGTAATGCAGACATTTACCATGAAATGATTGTGGATTATTCACGAAATCCTGTAAATTATGGTGAGATAGAAGATCATGATGTAACATTTCATGATGCAAATCCATTATGTGGTGATAGTATTGACATTGATATGAAAATTGATGACGACAAAGTTACTGATATCAAATTCCATGGTAAAGGATGTGCAATTTGTATGGCATGCTCTTCAGTTTTAACTGAAATCACTAAAGGCAAAAGTCTTGAAGATGTAAAAAACATCGAAAAAAATGATGTTCTAAGCGAATTAGGGTTGGAACACTTGCAAGCAGTCAGAATCAAATGTGCTCTGCTTTCTCTAAAGGTACTCAAATCTGCTCTGTACACATATCTTGCAAAACATCTTGAAAGTTCAGAGGATGTAGATAAATTAAAAGAAGAGGCAGCAAACCTGTACTAG
- a CDS encoding cysteine desulfurase, whose amino-acid sequence MQSTQSSFENLRKDFPILERTVRDNKHLVYLDNASTTQKPNQVIDAITDYYQNHNANIHRAVYALAEEATEAYEKTRDKIANFVNIKDRQEIIFVRGTTEAINLVAYAWGRPHISEGDIIVTTEYEHHSNIVPWQLLTQEKRAKLEYIGMDDNGELILDDLDKHLATGKVKLVTFSLMSNVLGTITDAKKIIEKCKAAGVPTLVDGAQAVPHMKVDLEDLDCDFFAFSGHKMLGPTGIGVLWVRKSVLNTMSPFHGGGDMIREVHKYETTWNDLPYKFEAGTPNIADVVGFGAAIDYLTKIGMDNIREHEIELTKYAMEKLSNIKGLQIYGTKDVSKRGGVISFNFADVHPHDVAQIIDEEGIALRSGHHCAQVLMERLNVAATSRASFYIYNTKEDIDVLVNSLNTVAKVFKL is encoded by the coding sequence TTGCAAAGTACTCAATCTTCATTTGAAAACTTAAGAAAAGATTTTCCAATCCTTGAACGAACTGTTAGAGATAACAAACATCTAGTTTATCTTGATAATGCATCTACTACACAAAAACCAAATCAAGTAATTGATGCTATTACTGATTACTATCAAAATCATAATGCAAATATTCACAGAGCAGTTTATGCTCTAGCTGAAGAAGCAACAGAAGCTTATGAGAAAACAAGAGACAAAATTGCAAATTTTGTTAACATTAAAGACAGACAAGAAATTATCTTTGTTAGAGGAACCACTGAAGCAATTAATCTAGTTGCATATGCATGGGGTAGACCTCACATTAGTGAAGGTGATATTATTGTCACTACTGAATATGAACACCACAGTAACATTGTTCCATGGCAACTTCTTACACAAGAAAAACGTGCCAAACTAGAATACATTGGAATGGATGACAATGGTGAATTGATTCTAGATGATCTTGATAAACATCTTGCAACAGGTAAAGTGAAACTTGTTACATTTAGTCTAATGTCAAATGTACTTGGTACAATTACTGATGCCAAAAAAATTATTGAAAAATGTAAAGCTGCAGGCGTTCCTACTTTAGTTGATGGTGCTCAGGCAGTTCCTCACATGAAAGTTGATCTTGAAGATTTAGACTGTGATTTCTTTGCATTTTCAGGCCACAAAATGTTAGGTCCAACTGGAATTGGTGTTCTATGGGTCAGAAAATCAGTTCTCAATACAATGAGCCCCTTCCATGGTGGTGGTGACATGATTCGTGAAGTTCACAAGTATGAGACTACTTGGAATGATTTGCCTTACAAATTTGAAGCAGGAACTCCTAACATTGCAGATGTTGTTGGATTTGGAGCTGCAATTGATTATTTGACTAAAATTGGAATGGACAATATTCGTGAACATGAAATTGAACTAACAAAATACGCTATGGAAAAGCTTTCTAATATTAAAGGACTACAAATCTATGGAACTAAAGATGTCTCAAAACGTGGTGGCGTCATCTCATTTAATTTTGCAGATGTGCATCCTCATGATGTAGCACAAATTATTGATGAAGAGGGAATTGCATTGCGTTCTGGTCATCACTGTGCACAGGTATTGATGGAGAGACTAAATGTAGCTGCTACTTCAAGAGCAAGTTTCTACATTTACAATACTAAAGAAGACATTGATGTACTAGTTAATTCATTAAATACTGTGGCAAAGGTGTTCAAGTTATGA
- a CDS encoding phosphatase PAP2 family protein, giving the protein MQSWLFDIRSRSFVLLTILFLILTWLVYSGITESFDQSITLFFAENVGNPTLDIVMQYITESGDVFNMLVFGIVMLIIPKTRRIGITLMILIVLSTLLTGYIKCGIDRDRPDFDYEGVEFPVEISRDTFALFCEGGFDASYPSGHAARAVIFGIILGYALSERFPRGAYLMLLYPVMISLSRVYVLQHYPMDVIGGTVIGIMLAGVMANRTKLYKIFDKSKT; this is encoded by the coding sequence TTGCAAAGTTGGCTTTTTGATATCAGGTCTCGTTCATTTGTATTACTGACAATTTTATTTTTGATTTTAACTTGGTTAGTCTATTCTGGAATTACTGAAAGTTTTGATCAAAGTATAACTTTGTTTTTCGCTGAAAATGTTGGAAATCCTACCCTTGACATCGTAATGCAGTATATCACAGAAAGTGGCGATGTCTTTAACATGCTGGTATTTGGAATTGTCATGTTAATTATTCCAAAAACTCGAAGGATAGGAATTACTCTTATGATATTGATTGTATTATCCACCCTTCTAACTGGATACATAAAATGTGGAATTGACCGTGATAGGCCTGATTTTGATTATGAGGGTGTAGAATTCCCTGTAGAAATTAGCCGTGATACCTTTGCTTTGTTCTGTGAGGGTGGATTTGATGCATCATACCCATCTGGTCATGCTGCTAGGGCCGTGATATTTGGAATTATTTTGGGATATGCTTTGTCTGAGCGGTTCCCACGAGGTGCTTACTTAATGCTTTTGTATCCTGTAATGATCTCATTGAGTAGAGTCTATGTTTTACAACACTATCCTATGGATGTGATAGGCGGAACAGTTATTGGAATTATGTTAGCTGGTGTTATGGCAAACAGAACAAAACTTTACAAAATTTTTGATAAATCAAAAACCTAA